In one Kluyveromyces marxianus DMKU3-1042 DNA, complete genome, chromosome 4 genomic region, the following are encoded:
- the YEA4 gene encoding Yea4p, whose translation MSVVLALVLVLGGCCSNVISFEHILQGSSINLGNVVTFSQFLSVTVMQLPSVFTVVSQPPFLIIRRRKIPLKIHCLAVLLFFMSSVANNSVFKFDISVPLHITIRCSGTALTMLIGWAVCNKRFSKLEVFSAIIMTLGAIVTLLYRDKEFSLDTLNSASKNSGLTKKSAIGVLLMLFATALMALLSLLNEWTYKRYGKHWRETLFYSHSLALLLFIPGIPRLKEEFKDLTVFSNVIQVPFLKQPISTKLGMLFVNNMTQFVCVNGVNMLASQTDALTLSVALLTRKFISILLSAYIYKSVMSKTAYLSTTLVLFGASLYSYASKKRSAPLT comes from the coding sequence ATGAGTGTAGTTTTGGCACTGGTTTTGGTGTTAGGCGGTTGCTGCTCAAACGTGATAAGTTTCGAACATATATTACAAGGTAGCAGCATAAACTTGGGTAATGTTGTTACTTTTTCTCAGTTTCTTTCTGTAACAGTGATGCAGTTGCCCAGTGTATTCACTGTTGTATCACAACCACCTTTTTTAATCATCAGACGTCGAAAAATTCCATTGAAGATCCATTGTTTGGCAgttcttctatttttcaTGAGTTCAGTTGCTAATAACAGCGTCTTCAAGTTTGATATATCAGTTCCTCTTCATATCACAATAAGATGTTCCGGAACTGCATTGACTATGCTCATCGGATGGGCAGTTTGCAACAAGAGGTTTTCAAAGCTGGAGGTATTTTCTGCTATAATAATGACCTTAGGAGCCATAGTCACGTTATTGTATCGTGATAAGGAATTCTCACTTGATACCTTAAATTCTGCAAGTAAGAATAGTGGATTGACTAAAAAGTCAGCCATTGGTGTCCTTCTAATGCTCTTTGCAACTGCCTTGATGGCATTACTCTCACTGCTTAATGAATGGACCTATAAAAGGTACGGAAAGCACTGGAGAGAAACCTTATTCTACTCTCATTCCCTAGCTTTGTTACTGTTCATACCTGGAATTCCTAGACTAAAAGAGGAGTTCAAAGATCTCACCGTATTTTCCAACGTTATACAAGTGCCATTCCTCAAGCAACCAATATCCACAAAATTGGGAATGCTATTTGTTAATAATATGACACAGTTTGTCTGCGTCAATGGCGTCAATATGTTAGCAAGCCAGACTGATGCTTTAACACTTTCGGTTGCCCTATTGACTCGTAAGTTCATTAGCATTTTGTTGAGcgcatatatatacaaatcAGTGATGTCAAAAACGGCCTATCTCAGCACAACTTTAGTCCTCTTTGGCGCTAGTTTGTATTCTTATGCATCTAAGAAACGATCTGCACCTCTAACATAA